One genomic window of Polyangium aurulentum includes the following:
- a CDS encoding TlpA family protein disulfide reductase encodes MEPSSPRTGSTRTTVLGFLIGLGGLFGLALLPRIGGGAGPLEGKPAPDVAFAVAANGDPGARMQISTLKGHPVVLDFWATWCGPCAMQAPILDRIARRYEKQGLIVLGVNVDDPPEKAKRYADKKGLSYPIVMDTAREGSERYDVDKLPSLVVIDREGKVVKYMTGLVDEASLDEIIAAVM; translated from the coding sequence ATGGAGCCCTCCTCGCCTCGAACCGGCAGCACCCGCACGACCGTCCTCGGGTTCCTGATCGGGCTCGGCGGGCTGTTCGGCCTGGCCTTGCTGCCGCGCATCGGGGGTGGGGCGGGGCCGCTGGAAGGCAAACCCGCGCCGGATGTGGCGTTCGCCGTGGCCGCCAACGGCGACCCGGGCGCGAGAATGCAGATCTCCACGCTCAAGGGACATCCGGTGGTCCTGGACTTCTGGGCGACGTGGTGTGGCCCTTGCGCGATGCAGGCGCCAATCCTCGACCGGATCGCGCGCCGCTACGAGAAGCAGGGGCTCATCGTGCTCGGCGTGAACGTCGACGACCCGCCCGAGAAGGCCAAGCGCTACGCCGACAAGAAGGGCCTGTCGTACCCGATCGTGATGGACACCGCGCGCGAGGGCTCGGAGCGCTACGACGTCGACAAGCTCCCGAGCCTGGTCGTCATCGACCGCGAGGGGAAGGTGGTCAAATACATGACCGGCCTCGTCGACGAGGCCTCGCTCGACGAGATCATCGCTGCGGTGATGTAG
- a CDS encoding alpha/beta hydrolase fold domain-containing protein, with translation MIKLLLVPFLAVPYLFLFATVVGVLFTLNALRPARRFWPLVGAGFFASWLTGELAAHNIFWQGVLAALFIWAGGLDGWAGWVALGLALLSWGGLAVILVEARRARHVVEDALREGLGSSYRTEIGKELLALLEEPWSLRQRVMPLPIYDSRVEIQKNIVYSRAGGVNLRLDVYRPRDCPGKRPTVLHVHGGGWMIGSKDDQGKPLAYRLAAHGWVVVSANYRLSPRATFPDHIIDVKSAIRWIKEHGAEYCADPDFIVITGGSAGGHLASLAALTPNDPAYQPGFEGVDTRVQACVPFYGVYDFTDRKGIWKRSLLRVMLERFIIKRKMAEAPEVYEQASPMSRVRPDAPPFFVVHGARDTIVPVEEARLFVELLRGASRSPVLYAEVPGAQHAFEVFPSERGSHALAGVEAFLCWLYTRFRDEHDKHKQLVAAPSEQPAAAE, from the coding sequence TTGATTAAACTGCTCCTCGTGCCCTTCCTCGCGGTGCCTTACCTGTTCCTGTTCGCGACCGTCGTGGGCGTGCTGTTCACGCTCAACGCCCTCCGCCCCGCGCGACGCTTCTGGCCGCTCGTCGGGGCCGGGTTCTTCGCCTCGTGGCTGACAGGCGAGCTCGCCGCGCACAACATCTTCTGGCAGGGCGTCCTGGCGGCCCTGTTCATCTGGGCCGGCGGGCTCGATGGATGGGCCGGCTGGGTCGCCCTCGGCCTCGCCCTGCTCTCCTGGGGCGGGCTCGCCGTCATCCTGGTCGAGGCCCGCCGCGCCCGCCACGTCGTCGAGGACGCGCTCCGTGAGGGCCTCGGTTCGAGCTATCGCACCGAGATTGGCAAGGAGCTGCTCGCGCTGCTCGAGGAGCCCTGGAGCCTGCGCCAGCGGGTCATGCCCCTGCCCATCTACGATAGCCGCGTCGAGATCCAGAAAAACATCGTCTATAGCCGGGCCGGCGGCGTCAACCTGCGCCTCGACGTCTACCGCCCGCGCGACTGCCCCGGCAAACGCCCCACGGTCCTGCACGTCCACGGCGGCGGCTGGATGATCGGCAGCAAGGACGATCAGGGCAAACCCCTCGCCTACCGCCTCGCCGCCCACGGCTGGGTCGTCGTCTCGGCCAATTACAGGCTGAGCCCCCGCGCCACCTTCCCCGACCACATCATCGACGTGAAGAGCGCGATCCGCTGGATCAAGGAGCACGGCGCCGAGTATTGCGCCGATCCCGACTTCATCGTGATCACCGGCGGCTCCGCGGGCGGCCACCTCGCCTCCCTCGCCGCCCTCACGCCGAACGACCCCGCCTATCAGCCCGGCTTCGAGGGCGTCGACACGCGCGTGCAAGCCTGCGTGCCCTTCTATGGCGTCTACGACTTCACCGACCGCAAGGGCATCTGGAAGCGCTCGCTCCTGCGCGTGATGCTCGAGCGATTCATCATCAAGCGCAAGATGGCCGAAGCCCCCGAGGTGTACGAGCAAGCCTCGCCCATGAGCCGGGTGCGTCCGGACGCTCCGCCGTTTTTCGTGGTGCACGGCGCGCGGGACACCATCGTGCCCGTCGAAGAGGCGCGCCTGTTCGTCGAGCTGCTCCGCGGCGCCTCACGCTCGCCCGTCCTCTACGCCGAGGTCCCCGGCGCGCAGCACGCGTTCGAGGTCTTCCCCTCCGAGCGCGGCAGCCACGCGCTCGCGGGCGTCGAGGCCTTCCTCTGCTGGCTCTACACGCGCTTCCGCGACGAGCACGACAAGCACAAGCAGCTCGTGGCAGCGCCCTCCGAGCAGCCGGCCGCGGCCGAGTGA
- a CDS encoding metallophosphoesterase family protein yields the protein MKIRRLGFVGDVHAEDERLALALERLRGAGADLIACVGDIVDGPGDVDRCFELLDAPDVVSVRGNHERWFLGNDMRDLPGAHSKDQVSAETTRRIAALPATRSLDTTGGRLFLCHGLGADDMGAVEPWETEVDMMCNVALQRMLYNQHEQFFLNGHSHRRLVRRIEHRVLINAGTLFREHEPTFGLIDFDASRIRTWILAPDLRISEAVPAALPR from the coding sequence GTGAAGATCCGCCGCCTGGGTTTCGTTGGCGACGTACACGCCGAGGACGAGCGCCTCGCGCTCGCGCTCGAACGCCTCCGCGGGGCGGGCGCGGACCTGATCGCCTGCGTGGGCGACATCGTCGACGGGCCCGGCGACGTCGACCGCTGCTTCGAGCTGCTCGACGCGCCCGACGTGGTCAGCGTGCGCGGCAACCACGAGCGCTGGTTTCTGGGCAACGACATGCGCGATTTGCCGGGTGCGCACAGCAAAGACCAGGTCAGCGCAGAGACCACGCGCCGCATCGCCGCGCTGCCCGCGACGCGCAGCCTCGATACCACCGGCGGCCGTCTCTTTCTCTGCCACGGCCTCGGCGCCGACGACATGGGCGCGGTCGAGCCCTGGGAGACCGAGGTCGACATGATGTGCAACGTCGCGCTCCAGCGCATGCTGTACAATCAGCACGAGCAGTTTTTCCTCAATGGCCACAGCCACCGCCGCCTCGTGCGCCGCATCGAGCACCGCGTGCTCATCAACGCCGGGACGCTCTTTCGAGAGCACGAGCCGACCTTCGGCCTCATCGATTTCGACGCCTCGCGCATCCGCACCTGGATCCTCGCGCCCGATCTTCGGATCAGCGAGGCCGTGCCGGCCGCCCTGCCGCGCTGA
- a CDS encoding cysteine desulfurase family protein, whose translation MADDPIYLDHNATTPLLPEVVEAMLPYLREHFGNPSSGHVYGRRAREGVDRARAEVAALLGCSPAEILFTSGGTEANNLAIRGVTEARPERRHVVTSVVEHPATAAFCSWLARHGFRIDRVGVDASGRTRAGDVGAALGEDTALVTIMHANNETGVLQPIGEIAALAHRAGALVHTDAAQSLGKVPVDVNALGVDLLSIAGHKLYAPKGVGALYVRAGTPLTPFLLGAGHERGLRPGTENVASIVGLGVACAAARRDLDTLAARMKNLSDRLFAALSERVPGIALHGHPAERLPNTLNVRFPGVSGTALLAATPEIAASTGSACHDGHEAASAVILAMGVPPAEAVGSVRLTLGRSTTEADVDRAAAALANAWARLRAA comes from the coding sequence ATGGCCGACGATCCCATCTACCTCGATCACAATGCCACGACGCCCCTGCTCCCCGAGGTCGTGGAGGCGATGCTGCCGTACCTGCGCGAGCATTTCGGCAATCCCTCGAGCGGCCACGTCTACGGCCGCCGCGCGCGTGAGGGGGTCGATCGTGCCCGGGCCGAGGTCGCCGCGCTGCTCGGCTGCTCCCCCGCCGAGATTCTCTTCACCTCCGGCGGCACCGAGGCCAACAACCTCGCCATTCGCGGCGTCACCGAGGCGCGGCCCGAGCGGCGTCACGTGGTCACCTCGGTCGTCGAGCACCCGGCCACCGCGGCCTTTTGCAGCTGGCTCGCGCGGCATGGATTCCGTATCGATCGGGTCGGGGTCGACGCTTCGGGCAGGACGCGCGCCGGGGACGTCGGCGCGGCGCTCGGCGAGGACACGGCGCTCGTCACGATCATGCACGCGAACAACGAGACGGGCGTCCTCCAGCCCATTGGGGAGATCGCCGCGCTCGCCCACCGCGCGGGCGCGCTCGTGCACACCGACGCCGCGCAATCGCTGGGCAAGGTGCCCGTCGATGTGAACGCGCTCGGCGTGGATCTGCTCTCGATTGCGGGGCACAAGCTCTATGCGCCGAAGGGCGTCGGCGCGCTCTACGTGCGGGCGGGGACGCCGCTCACGCCCTTCCTCCTCGGCGCGGGTCACGAGCGGGGGCTGCGGCCCGGCACCGAGAACGTGGCGTCCATCGTCGGCCTCGGCGTCGCCTGCGCGGCGGCGCGGCGCGACCTCGACACGCTCGCGGCGCGCATGAAAAACCTCTCCGACCGGCTCTTCGCGGCGCTCTCCGAGCGCGTGCCGGGTATCGCGCTCCATGGTCACCCGGCGGAGCGACTCCCCAATACGCTCAACGTGCGCTTTCCGGGTGTATCGGGCACGGCGCTGCTCGCGGCGACGCCCGAGATTGCGGCCTCCACGGGCTCGGCCTGCCATGACGGGCACGAGGCGGCCTCGGCCGTGATCCTCGCGATGGGCGTGCCGCCCGCCGAGGCCGTGGGCTCGGTGCGATTGACGCTCGGCCGATCCACGACCGAGGCGGACGTCGATCGCGCGGCTGCGGCCCTCGCGAATGCGTGGGCGCGCCTGCGAGCGGCCTGA
- a CDS encoding extensin family protein, giving the protein MSPAMRGKFLQSALAALAATAVLVGAGVTSAQKASAQKAAPKKEPSPYLADRLRTDGFLKGGAQYRAQHAQAQWENLAQEDGAVCREALKTAGIKFTPLADRKAPDTKGCGIPHGVMVSHGPTGIRYSPPLVVDCSLAATLPKVEAILQEEAERHLGAPIARVGNLGTYSCRSVRGWAQRISQHALGNAMDFSTFHPKRGRAVTVMRDYVRGGEDTEKPEERFLRAIYRRLWSESGLTRVLGPDWDAAHRDHLHLDRGRRGWRFP; this is encoded by the coding sequence ATGTCTCCTGCCATGCGCGGAAAGTTCTTGCAGAGCGCGCTCGCGGCCCTGGCCGCCACCGCCGTGCTCGTCGGGGCGGGCGTGACCTCGGCGCAGAAGGCCTCGGCGCAGAAGGCGGCGCCGAAAAAGGAGCCGAGCCCCTATCTGGCCGACAGGCTCCGGACCGATGGATTCCTCAAGGGAGGCGCGCAATATCGCGCCCAGCACGCGCAGGCCCAGTGGGAGAACCTGGCGCAGGAGGACGGGGCGGTCTGCCGCGAGGCCCTGAAGACGGCCGGCATCAAATTCACCCCGCTCGCCGATCGCAAGGCGCCCGATACGAAGGGCTGCGGCATTCCGCACGGCGTCATGGTCTCCCACGGGCCCACGGGCATCCGCTATTCGCCCCCGCTCGTCGTCGATTGCTCGCTCGCCGCCACCTTGCCCAAGGTCGAGGCCATCCTGCAGGAAGAGGCCGAGCGCCACCTCGGCGCGCCCATCGCCCGCGTCGGCAATCTCGGCACCTACAGCTGCCGCAGCGTGCGCGGCTGGGCCCAGCGCATCAGCCAGCACGCCCTCGGCAATGCGATGGACTTCTCGACCTTCCACCCGAAGCGCGGCCGCGCCGTGACCGTCATGCGCGATTACGTGCGCGGCGGCGAGGACACCGAGAAGCCCGAGGAGCGCTTCCTGCGCGCCATCTATCGGCGGCTCTGGTCCGAGTCGGGCCTGACGCGGGTGCTCGGCCCCGATTGGGACGCGGCGCACCGCGACCACCTCCACCTCGACCGCGGTCGGCGAGGCTGGCGGTTTCCCTGA